A region from the uncultured Macellibacteroides sp. genome encodes:
- a CDS encoding 6-bladed beta-propeller, producing the protein MNKICSVIFLLFLIVLLFSCGSGPDKEEQVYVRIPIEYRKASSIKLSEFVESIDVVPLETTEDNLIGELGRIVFIDNKYYIKSTNGRQNAKIFVFNTDGNFLFKIDHRGVGPGEYIEMKDFQILQDSLLMTASNSDYKTNLYDLKGNFIKQLDFRYNIKEIQPLCDGKVVLYHSNLRELNMNAQTLLDTTCNVLSHFFKVDKVAEAKLTCQINANAFSVCDEKVYFNYPFCDTIYQIAGQKYSPAYYIDFGNKKHPEWLITEKDGILEIEAKVKRLESVMSLYTYDITPQFVYLGFDDFERNVYMSLYSLQTGKVLTGRTIIDDLYFPGNRMVLTHNNIAVNMDKEELLWHIEPRVLLEGYETTRNSINKEDWNAFCEKHPRLVSICYKLKEDDNPVLLRVKLKSF; encoded by the coding sequence ATGAATAAAATCTGCTCAGTCATTTTTCTTTTATTTCTGATAGTTTTACTGTTTTCTTGTGGTTCCGGACCAGATAAAGAAGAACAGGTATATGTACGTATTCCTATTGAATACCGAAAAGCCTCTTCCATTAAATTATCCGAGTTTGTAGAATCCATTGATGTTGTTCCGCTTGAAACAACAGAAGATAACTTGATAGGAGAATTAGGTCGCATTGTGTTTATTGATAATAAATATTACATTAAATCGACAAATGGTAGACAGAATGCAAAGATTTTTGTGTTCAATACTGATGGAAATTTTTTGTTTAAGATAGATCATCGAGGAGTGGGACCAGGAGAGTACATTGAAATGAAGGATTTTCAGATTTTGCAAGATTCATTGTTGATGACGGCTTCAAATAGCGATTATAAAACTAATCTGTATGATTTAAAGGGAAATTTTATTAAGCAGTTGGATTTCAGATATAATATAAAAGAAATACAACCATTATGTGATGGTAAAGTTGTCTTGTATCATAGCAACCTTAGAGAATTAAATATGAACGCTCAAACATTACTAGATACGACATGTAATGTATTATCACATTTCTTTAAGGTAGATAAAGTTGCTGAAGCAAAACTTACCTGTCAAATAAATGCAAATGCTTTTAGTGTTTGCGATGAGAAAGTGTATTTTAATTATCCATTTTGTGATACGATTTATCAAATAGCAGGACAGAAATATTCTCCTGCATATTATATTGATTTTGGTAATAAAAAGCATCCTGAATGGTTGATTACTGAAAAGGATGGTATCCTTGAGATAGAAGCAAAAGTAAAGCGTTTGGAGTCTGTAATGAGTTTATATACTTATGATATTACTCCTCAGTTTGTGTATTTGGGATTTGATGATTTTGAACGTAATGTATATATGTCACTCTATTCTCTTCAAACAGGTAAAGTGCTTACGGGGCGTACCATAATCGACGATCTTTACTTTCCTGGAAATAGGATGGTTCTTACTCATAATAACATTGCTGTGAATATGGATAAAGAAGAATTGCTTTGGCATATTGAACCACGAGTTTTGCTAGAGGGTTATGAAACCACTCGTAATAGCATAAATAAAGAGGACTGGAATGCTTTTTGTGAGAAGCACCCTCGTTTGGTGTCAATTTGTTATAAATTAAAGGAAGATGACAATCCGGTATTACTGCGGGTAAAACTTAAGAGTTTCTGA
- a CDS encoding BF3164 family lipoprotein, whose protein sequence is MNDVFKMDVKLVAEKMPVKEVLNPANIVKLKDYLIIQNEYISGEDCFYVYSLDQMKFCFSFGRLGQGDGEFIAPRIVQNNTGNRLSIFDSARDKIFVYDVSDTKSQLVNELKIMSIEHPTQEISYVNDSIVLFQITGRIGNSLYSYNLNTNNVLDTLEFDSGLKEIMSNKYNSNFDFYNLMNVGRKFVVGFNYINEFKVGELDDNYKFQVHEGAKLKNYGLAPNDPDKLYKNNFYYMFPSATSELLFLPYLGLEATTLQPFPINLKGRHFDFFVEVYDWNLNPIARLKFDNDIIKLCIDQDRNKIYTWNPVEDFDNILVYSIENIDKSAM, encoded by the coding sequence ATGAATGATGTTTTTAAAATGGATGTGAAATTGGTGGCGGAAAAGATGCCGGTAAAGGAGGTTCTTAATCCAGCAAACATCGTTAAATTAAAAGATTACTTGATTATCCAAAACGAGTATATATCCGGAGAAGATTGTTTTTACGTGTATTCGTTGGATCAAATGAAGTTTTGTTTCAGTTTCGGGCGGTTAGGACAAGGAGATGGCGAATTTATAGCACCCAGAATTGTTCAAAATAATACAGGTAACAGGTTGTCAATATTTGATTCTGCTCGCGATAAGATTTTTGTATACGATGTTTCAGATACAAAATCCCAATTAGTAAACGAACTAAAAATAATGAGTATAGAACATCCTACACAGGAAATTTCGTATGTAAATGATTCAATTGTACTTTTTCAAATTACTGGACGGATAGGTAATAGCTTGTATAGCTACAACTTAAATACAAACAATGTTCTTGATACGCTCGAATTTGATTCAGGGTTAAAAGAAATAATGAGTAATAAGTATAACTCAAATTTTGATTTCTACAATTTAATGAATGTAGGCCGCAAGTTTGTTGTAGGGTTTAATTATATAAATGAATTCAAAGTGGGTGAATTAGATGATAACTACAAATTTCAGGTACATGAAGGAGCTAAATTGAAGAATTATGGTTTGGCTCCTAATGACCCGGATAAGTTGTATAAAAACAATTTCTACTATATGTTTCCTAGTGCTACATCAGAATTGTTGTTTTTGCCTTACCTGGGTCTCGAAGCCACTACTTTACAGCCTTTTCCCATTAATCTAAAGGGGCGTCATTTTGATTTTTTCGTCGAGGTGTATGATTGGAACTTAAATCCGATTGCAAGATTAAAATTTGACAATGATATTATAAAATTATGTATTGATCAAGACCGGAATAAAATTTACACATGGAATCCAGTAGAAGATTTTGATAATATCTTGGTGTATTCTATTGAAAATATAGATAAGAGTGCAATGTAA
- a CDS encoding BF3164 family lipoprotein, with the protein MNKNALFTFLLFLYSCNTSDQSNIKVERVSVDAEIITDSIHSSLPGVVIVINNYVVWQDVFASGKFLHVIDLNTQKEVGILGDKGQGPKEFSSPNVSKAFNNRILVFDYNTKRQAFFSLENLLSGRDYYTPIPNNIKVKLKDNFRIIEFEENQFVTLRPGSDYLLEHWNKRHYYSFGPFPIPESLCKRDRSDFFQGNIAYNSDLNKLVYSSSYFPYLAIYTKRGKYFKLHAEVKRMSDYSVSSAGELNWGPNKKIGPLELTLTSDYIVTVERDPKIDQTNEDEVGVDQMKLPHTVYLYDYDGNLKKIVDLGYPVLRIAADIKNNTLYAIVVMEDFVLVKYEL; encoded by the coding sequence ATGAATAAAAATGCATTATTTACTTTTCTTTTATTTCTTTATTCATGTAACACTTCTGATCAGAGTAACATCAAAGTGGAACGAGTTTCTGTTGATGCAGAAATTATTACAGATAGCATTCATTCGAGTTTGCCCGGAGTTGTGATTGTAATAAATAATTATGTTGTGTGGCAAGATGTGTTTGCATCAGGTAAGTTTTTGCATGTGATTGATTTAAATACTCAAAAAGAAGTGGGGATTCTAGGAGACAAGGGACAGGGTCCAAAAGAATTTTCTTCACCAAACGTTTCAAAGGCGTTCAATAATAGAATCTTAGTTTTCGATTATAATACAAAGCGTCAGGCATTTTTTTCACTTGAGAATTTATTATCAGGAAGGGATTACTATACACCCATTCCTAATAATATTAAAGTAAAACTTAAAGATAATTTTCGGATTATTGAATTTGAAGAAAATCAGTTTGTAACATTACGACCAGGTTCTGATTACTTATTGGAACATTGGAATAAACGGCACTATTATTCTTTTGGTCCGTTTCCTATTCCTGAATCTTTATGTAAAAGAGATCGATCTGACTTTTTTCAGGGAAATATTGCATATAATTCAGACCTGAATAAATTGGTGTATTCTTCATCTTATTTTCCTTATTTAGCAATTTATACTAAAAGAGGGAAATATTTTAAACTGCATGCTGAAGTGAAAAGAATGTCGGATTATTCAGTATCATCAGCTGGAGAACTCAATTGGGGCCCGAATAAAAAAATAGGTCCACTAGAATTGACTTTGACTTCAGATTATATTGTTACCGTTGAACGAGATCCTAAAATTGATCAGACCAACGAAGATGAAGTTGGCGTGGACCAAATGAAATTACCGCACACAGTATATCTTTATGACTATGATGGAAATTTAAAGAAAATAGTAGACTTGGGTTATCCCGTTTTACGTATTGCCGCGGATATAAAGAACAACACCCTTTATGCAATCGTAGTAATGGAGGATTTTGTACTTGTAAAGTATGAGTTGTAA
- a CDS encoding DUF4221 family protein, whose amino-acid sequence MKITLLAVISLFCLLSCVDKKVQTKESYNLVASDKQLSFALDPNTKTFILALFPFTDETGKEYLTFQNQDQNEILFYDMNSGRLEFKVKPAYEGPNGVGQVLGYYVHTIDSIFLTLVGVCNIALIDKNAKLKDNISYEKAADGTKLTQNYATSSKYCPIVMIDKEMYIMSGCNRWLEKDPISAVINMEDKTIHALPYYYPSFPGADNKAKRFGVEEHLSRCFDGKHFVYSFHFDETIYIASQDHDSIKEVKVKSKYIDKVRLLDDYGNLTITDACENPNYGNLLFDKYRNVYYRIAYPKTEIEKEVKGLELLQYGRKNFSIIILDKNFNIIGETLFPDYTYNSTVMFVREDGLYISDSHYLNPDYSDDELSFKCFTLKKEN is encoded by the coding sequence ATGAAAATAACATTATTGGCTGTAATATCGCTCTTTTGTCTTTTATCTTGTGTAGATAAAAAAGTTCAAACGAAGGAATCCTATAACCTGGTAGCTTCCGACAAACAGTTGTCGTTTGCTCTTGATCCTAATACCAAGACTTTTATTCTGGCATTGTTCCCCTTTACAGATGAAACTGGTAAGGAATATTTGACTTTTCAGAATCAGGACCAAAATGAAATACTGTTTTACGACATGAATTCCGGTAGGCTTGAATTTAAGGTAAAACCAGCCTATGAAGGTCCTAATGGCGTTGGCCAGGTTTTAGGATATTATGTGCATACAATAGATAGCATATTTCTGACCCTTGTAGGTGTCTGTAATATTGCATTAATAGATAAAAATGCAAAATTAAAGGATAATATTAGCTACGAAAAAGCCGCAGATGGCACAAAGTTAACACAAAATTACGCAACATCGTCTAAATACTGCCCTATTGTAATGATTGATAAAGAGATGTACATAATGTCGGGATGTAACAGATGGTTGGAAAAAGATCCTATATCTGCGGTAATTAATATGGAAGACAAAACCATACATGCACTTCCTTATTATTATCCCTCTTTTCCGGGAGCGGATAATAAAGCAAAAAGATTTGGAGTGGAAGAACACCTTAGCCGTTGTTTTGACGGTAAACATTTTGTTTATTCTTTTCACTTTGATGAAACTATTTACATAGCATCGCAAGATCACGATTCCATTAAAGAGGTGAAGGTAAAAAGTAAATATATCGACAAGGTGCGCTTGCTGGATGATTATGGGAATCTAACAATTACTGATGCGTGCGAAAACCCCAATTACGGAAATTTGCTTTTTGATAAGTACAGAAATGTCTATTACCGCATCGCCTATCCGAAAACAGAAATAGAAAAAGAGGTAAAAGGTCTGGAATTATTGCAATATGGAAGGAAGAATTTTTCCATAATCATACTTGATAAAAATTTTAACATCATTGGAGAAACTCTCTTTCCGGACTATACATATAATTCTACCGTGATGTTTGTCCGCGAAGACGGCCTTTACATAAGTGATAGCCATTACCTGAATCCGGATTATTCTGATGATGAACTCAGTTTTAAGTGTTTTACCCTGAAAAAAGAAAATTAG
- a CDS encoding BF3164 family lipoprotein codes for MKIYYFLFIFFISCQYSSKTEKRNLLSQKLIAQEVEFNETFDILDMAIINDYLIVMSYNSDTLIHIYSLPDMNLVSKMGLKGDSPSDMAFPLLFKGSENNAFIGGFNGGKDIKEYNITNDHVSVINTFNISTLEPLNDAYIVNDSTLIYNSIFDLKLKKINLKDHSVFDICQFHQDEHQESFFYSNKGKMGINKSSIVYAYFYKDQIDFMDLDGKLINRIIGKNVTPSISMDKFDKNYISYVNLYAGTQSFYLLYRGQTHADYENNNSKDQLEVYDNKGEIIKKYTFEIPPIIFAVDEKRNVLYGYSGMYKDMLLVYKMD; via the coding sequence ATGAAAATCTATTATTTCTTATTTATTTTTTTTATTTCTTGTCAATATAGCTCAAAGACAGAAAAAAGGAATTTATTATCACAAAAATTAATTGCACAAGAAGTTGAATTCAATGAAACTTTTGATATTCTTGATATGGCAATTATTAATGATTATTTAATTGTTATGAGTTATAATTCTGATACATTAATTCATATTTATTCATTACCGGATATGAATTTGGTGTCAAAAATGGGATTGAAGGGAGACTCTCCTTCGGATATGGCCTTCCCTTTATTATTTAAAGGTTCAGAAAACAATGCTTTCATTGGTGGATTTAATGGCGGAAAAGATATTAAGGAATATAATATAACTAATGATCATGTAAGTGTAATTAATACTTTTAATATATCTACCCTTGAGCCGCTGAATGATGCGTATATAGTAAACGATTCTACACTTATATATAATTCTATTTTTGATTTAAAATTGAAGAAAATTAATCTGAAAGATCATTCGGTATTTGATATTTGCCAATTTCATCAAGACGAACATCAGGAGAGCTTCTTTTATTCAAATAAAGGGAAAATGGGGATAAATAAGTCATCAATAGTTTATGCCTATTTTTATAAGGATCAAATTGACTTTATGGATTTGGACGGAAAACTTATAAATCGAATAATTGGTAAGAATGTTACTCCTTCAATTTCAATGGATAAATTTGATAAAAACTATATTTCGTATGTGAATTTATATGCTGGTACCCAAAGTTTTTATTTATTATATAGAGGACAGACTCATGCAGATTATGAGAACAATAATTCGAAGGATCAGTTAGAAGTATATGATAATAAAGGAGAAATAATAAAAAAATACACTTTTGAAATTCCTCCAATTATTTTTGCTGTCGACGAAAAAAGAAATGTTCTTTATGGATACAGTGGAATGTATAAAGATATGCTATTGGTATATAAAATGGACTAG
- a CDS encoding BF3164 family lipoprotein, whose amino-acid sequence MKKNALFTLGLLLSFSCNNADLTQYKVISTEAIPLQSETILFSKDSSSYFYDLKITEDYLLFLDSSTDTILQAYGNDNRMKLFSLKGRGDSALFKPQFTKSNLQKTKNGAQIIDNDLYSKMLVLKEGKILISSSVISQNMINSFDYNITSREIYAVPTNGQSDYQFFSYNTTDDYYWVDADSIIKQKIGNIPAAYLSHLCVKEKADVVVSAMRFTNSVQFYDLKGKLKQVIKFGENTILPIKTGDGKSLDILNTPKCFIGICGTSKYVYCLYNGTSDFSSPSNILVFNWNGDHISTLQCNRGLRNIAVDEDNRFLIALSSRTDGGTDVLKYKLKL is encoded by the coding sequence ATGAAAAAAAATGCATTATTTACTTTAGGTTTGCTTCTGTCGTTTTCTTGTAATAACGCTGATCTTACCCAATATAAAGTAATTTCTACAGAAGCTATTCCATTACAATCTGAAACAATTCTGTTTTCGAAAGATAGCAGTAGTTATTTTTATGACTTGAAAATAACGGAAGATTACTTACTGTTTTTAGATAGTAGTACTGATACAATTCTGCAAGCCTATGGAAACGATAACCGTATGAAATTGTTCAGTCTTAAAGGCCGGGGAGATAGCGCGTTATTCAAGCCTCAATTTACAAAGTCAAATCTTCAAAAAACAAAAAATGGCGCGCAAATAATTGATAATGATTTGTATAGCAAGATGCTCGTGTTGAAAGAAGGAAAGATATTGATCAGTTCGTCGGTTATATCGCAGAATATGATAAATAGTTTTGATTACAATATAACATCCCGTGAGATTTATGCAGTTCCAACAAATGGACAAAGTGATTACCAATTCTTCAGTTACAATACAACGGATGATTACTATTGGGTAGATGCCGATTCAATTATAAAACAAAAAATAGGAAACATTCCCGCGGCTTATCTTTCTCATCTTTGTGTGAAAGAAAAGGCTGATGTTGTAGTTTCAGCAATGCGTTTTACTAATTCAGTGCAATTTTATGATTTAAAAGGAAAGCTGAAGCAGGTAATCAAATTTGGAGAAAATACAATTCTGCCCATTAAAACAGGTGATGGTAAAAGTCTTGATATTTTGAATACGCCTAAATGTTTTATTGGTATATGTGGCACATCGAAATATGTCTATTGTTTATACAACGGAACCTCCGACTTTTCATCCCCTTCCAATATTCTGGTTTTCAATTGGAACGGAGATCACATATCAACCTTGCAATGCAATCGTGGCCTGAGGAATATCGCAGTCGATGAAGATAACAGGTTCCTAATTGCTTTGTCCTCCCGAACGGATGGTGGCACAGATGTACTAAAATATAAGTTAAAATTGTGA
- a CDS encoding BF3164 family lipoprotein yields MKKINWFVAGVVLIVLGGCSSKKAEKIVVNFTRDNFKEHVMLSNPEVIALEDTTLNDPAAFYLMHDSIIIVQNQTHCDYLIELFSLNSRKVLAQLATKGNGPGEFNTCSCYVPNSNDPIFYLKDDGVYSYMAVNLDSTLQSKKLSIKNRFQYNPELHYYVEICPTDENHYVGYHMWYLNDSTYSNNVVALKKYAMNEKFDESNTMATAMAKYKYFVASVNDVHLFMNPKNKQIWLADAHMDKIEIYDDSLHVLKTLSGPDNYKFKYTLPQSNSPIPFVGFEGDKSYKTYSSFTLTDKHIYIVYQGVNGEVEDIENLQPVEVFKFDWDGNLLCNYKLDRYVYALSVDSKEEYLYCSTCKSIKDPREFVRYKL; encoded by the coding sequence ATGAAAAAGATTAATTGGTTTGTTGCGGGAGTTGTCCTTATTGTTTTGGGAGGATGTAGCTCAAAAAAAGCAGAAAAGATCGTTGTTAACTTTACCCGGGATAATTTTAAGGAGCATGTAATGCTAAGTAATCCCGAAGTAATTGCGTTGGAAGATACCACGCTGAACGATCCTGCCGCATTTTATCTGATGCACGACAGCATTATTATTGTTCAGAATCAGACTCATTGCGATTACTTGATTGAATTGTTTTCGCTGAATAGCAGAAAGGTCTTGGCTCAACTGGCAACAAAAGGAAATGGACCGGGCGAATTTAACACCTGTTCCTGCTATGTTCCGAACAGCAATGATCCAATATTCTATTTGAAAGATGATGGCGTTTATTCATACATGGCGGTTAATCTGGACTCAACATTACAATCGAAAAAACTTAGCATTAAAAATCGTTTTCAATATAACCCGGAACTACATTACTATGTGGAAATCTGTCCAACCGATGAAAACCATTATGTAGGTTATCATATGTGGTATCTGAACGATTCGACGTATAGCAACAATGTGGTTGCCCTTAAGAAATATGCGATGAATGAAAAATTTGACGAGTCGAATACGATGGCGACGGCTATGGCCAAGTACAAATATTTTGTTGCATCCGTAAATGATGTTCATTTATTTATGAATCCCAAAAACAAACAGATATGGTTGGCAGATGCTCATATGGATAAAATAGAAATTTACGACGATTCATTACATGTGCTAAAAACCCTTTCCGGCCCCGACAATTATAAATTCAAATATACTTTACCGCAAAGCAATAGTCCAATCCCATTTGTAGGTTTTGAGGGAGATAAAAGTTATAAGACCTATTCGTCTTTTACTCTAACCGATAAACATATATATATCGTTTATCAAGGAGTGAATGGAGAAGTGGAAGATATTGAAAACCTACAACCGGTAGAGGTTTTTAAATTTGATTGGGATGGCAATCTTCTTTGTAATTATAAGTTGGATCGTTATGTATACGCATTGTCGGTCGATAGTAAAGAAGAGTATCTTTATTGTTCTACTTGTAAATCAATTAAAGATCCCCGCGAGTTTGTTAGATATAAATTGTAA
- a CDS encoding winged helix-turn-helix domain-containing protein, whose protein sequence is MKKKILSLSLIAIISFACIYSMVTSYHSLRTSYKILIEDALVKTIDIDKDIRFKQLNVPLWIGSIPEDTSEYTTLEHDKKPTVRIKRSNTIKNMGQTEKLNHVLQTYLHSENPVKVISIDSIFNQELQKRQLTTQTAIRYIDNINGKSVISCNDSAFLKLAYATDTLTYGILKEVSFQGYARVPASYIINRGKSQFLGISMIWLTSFLLLVLWGFASIKPKNNVDIQIPNSEIDEPSNSHLQISEELVLDTKLCLLIKKERKIRLTGQSVQILELLLNSPDYYLKYDELIFILWGKVESKGQERLIQSIKRLRESLKWCPEITIENIRKEGYRLLVKD, encoded by the coding sequence ATGAAAAAAAAAATATTATCCTTATCTTTAATTGCTATTATTAGTTTTGCTTGTATTTATTCGATGGTTACATCATATCATAGTTTAAGAACATCCTATAAAATTTTAATTGAAGACGCCTTAGTTAAAACAATTGACATAGATAAAGACATACGCTTTAAGCAACTTAATGTGCCATTATGGATTGGATCTATACCCGAAGACACCTCCGAATATACAACTCTTGAGCATGATAAAAAGCCAACTGTTCGCATCAAACGGAGTAATACAATAAAAAACATGGGACAAACAGAAAAACTAAATCATGTTTTACAAACTTATTTACACAGCGAAAATCCAGTTAAAGTGATTTCTATCGACAGTATTTTCAATCAGGAACTTCAAAAAAGACAATTAACAACCCAAACGGCAATTCGTTATATAGACAATATTAATGGTAAAAGCGTAATTAGCTGTAACGATTCTGCATTTTTGAAATTGGCCTATGCAACCGACACATTGACATATGGCATTCTTAAAGAAGTATCTTTTCAGGGATATGCAAGAGTTCCGGCATCCTACATCATTAACCGCGGGAAGTCTCAATTCCTGGGCATCTCAATGATTTGGCTAACCTCATTTCTTCTTTTGGTTTTGTGGGGATTTGCAAGCATAAAACCTAAAAATAATGTTGACATACAAATACCTAATTCTGAGATTGATGAACCATCCAATTCGCACCTTCAAATTTCTGAGGAGCTAGTACTTGATACAAAACTCTGTTTATTAATTAAGAAAGAGAGAAAGATTCGGTTAACAGGTCAGTCGGTTCAAATTCTGGAGCTTTTACTAAATAGCCCTGATTACTATCTCAAATATGATGAGTTAATATTTATTCTCTGGGGCAAAGTCGAAAGTAAAGGTCAGGAAAGGCTTATACAATCGATAAAACGCCTGCGTGAAAGTTTAAAATGGTGCCCTGAAATTACAATTGAAAATATTAGAAAGGAAGGGTATAGACTTTTAGTAAAAGATTAG
- a CDS encoding 6-bladed beta-propeller — protein MKYCVYLLCIVFFITSIRCSTNESSEDFTAQTITVDPNEMNHFNYSKLFTGYELICFSGNNSAILVKPEKIVANELGYFLESSDAIYFYDKSGIFKSVINRRGTGPGEYLTISDFIIDLNTNTIEINDGETKKILQFNLEGKFINEYSHHINSYSFAKISNDKYLLNSGRLYNDNIDYSLNLFNINSKEIEFGYNAIDNNLKYLNFIEYANFSHFGDTLSYSSSISNKIYSVDSAGMHARVVLDFKSNNVPIEYYERFKDLTEFISAFKKTNYVSIFDGYQETLRYMFISYSFQNKRPFLIIDKKYNKIYNFNSYEDDLLFPSVFQKTGYDSLPCLIDDHYFYVFIDSYKFIELFENLKNNISNDKYLKYIQNNTQAYNIYKNISPEDNPILIKYKLN, from the coding sequence ATGAAATATTGTGTTTATCTTTTATGCATTGTCTTTTTTATTACATCGATAAGATGTTCGACAAATGAGTCCTCCGAAGATTTTACTGCTCAAACTATTACTGTAGATCCAAATGAAATGAACCATTTTAATTATTCGAAATTATTTACTGGATATGAATTGATTTGTTTTAGTGGAAATAATTCAGCTATTTTAGTAAAGCCTGAAAAAATTGTAGCGAACGAATTGGGCTATTTTCTTGAATCATCCGATGCTATATATTTTTATGATAAAAGTGGAATATTTAAATCTGTAATAAATAGAAGAGGTACTGGCCCTGGAGAATATTTAACTATATCGGATTTTATAATAGACCTCAATACAAATACAATTGAAATAAATGACGGCGAAACAAAAAAAATATTACAATTCAATTTAGAAGGCAAATTTATAAATGAATATTCTCATCATATAAATTCATATAGTTTTGCAAAAATAAGCAATGATAAATATTTGTTAAATAGTGGCAGATTATATAATGATAATATTGACTATTCTTTGAATTTATTCAATATAAATTCAAAAGAAATAGAATTTGGTTATAATGCAATTGATAATAATTTAAAGTATTTAAATTTTATTGAATATGCTAATTTCTCGCATTTTGGAGATACTTTATCGTATTCGTCATCAATATCAAATAAAATATACTCAGTTGATAGTGCAGGGATGCATGCTCGAGTAGTTTTAGATTTCAAATCAAATAATGTTCCGATCGAATATTACGAAAGATTTAAAGACCTAACTGAGTTTATTAGCGCTTTTAAAAAAACAAATTATGTTTCAATATTTGATGGTTACCAAGAGACTTTAAGATACATGTTTATTTCGTATTCCTTTCAGAACAAAAGACCTTTTTTAATTATCGACAAAAAATATAACAAAATCTATAATTTTAATTCTTATGAGGATGACTTGCTATTCCCTTCAGTTTTTCAGAAAACAGGTTACGATTCATTACCATGTTTAATTGATGATCATTATTTTTATGTTTTTATAGATTCTTATAAGTTCATTGAATTATTTGAGAATTTAAAAAACAATATTTCTAACGATAAATATCTTAAGTATATTCAGAATAACACTCAGGCATATAACATTTATAAAAATATATCACCTGAAGATAATCCAATACTTATAAAATATAAATTAAACTAA